AGCACGCGCCTGCTGTCGCTGGTCGTGCGAGCCATGGGCGCACGCCGCGCGCTGGAGATCGGCACCAACATCGGCTACTCGGCCATCGCCATCGCCTCGGCGCTGGGCGACGGCGGCGAGCTGGTCACGCTGGACATCGACCCGGAGATGCATGAGCGTGCGCGCGTCAACGCGGATCGCGCGGGGGTGGGCCATCGGGTAACGCTGGTCACCGGACCGGCGCTGGAGACGCTCGCTGGAATCGATGGACCGTTCGACTTCGCCTACGTGGACGCCGACAAGGGCTCGTATCCGCAGTACCTCGATGCGGTGGTGGAGCGGCTGCGGCCCGGCGGCGTGGTGGCGCTGGACAACCTGCTGTGGCTGGGTCAGGCGGCGCACGAGCCGGAGGACAGCGACTTCCATCGCGAGTCGACGCCGATCATCCGCGCCTTCAACGAGGCCTTTCTTGCCGACACGCGGCTCGACAGCACGATCGTTCAGGTCGGCGACGGCGTTGGGCTGGGCGTGAAGCGACCGTCTGTTGACTGATAGCCGGATGGCGCGTAGCGTCGCGCCGCGGAACGTGCGTGCCTGAAGGAACTTCCCGATGCTGACCAATCGCGCGAAGCAGCGGCTCCAGAGCGGCAAGGTGGCGCTCGGCGTCAGCTGCGGGATGGGCGCGCCGTTTCTGGCCGAGGTGCTGGCGCGCGCGGGGTTCGACTGGGTGATGGTCGACAACCAGCACGGCATGTGGGACCGGCAGTCCTCGTCCCTGGCCATGATGGGCGTGCGGGCGGGCGGGTCGACGCCCATGGTGCGCGCGCCCGAAAACGACTACTACGCCATCGGCCGGCTACTCGACGAGGGCGCATTGGGCGTGATCGTGCCCATGGTGGAGAACCGCGAGGAGGCCGAGCGGGTGGTCCAAGCCTGCCGCTATCCGCCCGTCGGCAGCCGCTCGGACGGCGTCAGCGGCGCGAGCGTGTACGGCCCCAGCTATCGCGAGCAGGCCAACGACGAGATTCTGGTGGCGATCCAGCTCGAATCACGCGAGGCCATCGAGAGTGCCGACGCAATCATGTCGGTGGAGGGAATCGACGCCTGCTGGCTCGGACCGGCCGACCTGGCGAACTCGCTGGGCCACGCGCGCAACACGCCCGAGCACGACGCGGCGGTAAACGAGATGATCGCGGCCTGCAAGCGGCACGGAAAGGCCGCGGGCATCGCTGCGGGCAGCGTGGAGCAGGTCGAGAAGTGGGTGGCGGCCGGCTGCACCTTCGTCAGCGCCGGCGGCGACAAGATCTACGTGGGAAGCAGTGCGGCGGCGGAGTTCAACGCCCTGGCGAGCTTACGGGAGTAACGAGACATGGCACGCATCGACTCATTGACCAATCCCGTCAAGGCCAAGCTGCGCCGCGGCGAGGTGGCCCTGGGCGTCGGTGTCGCGCTCGGCAGCCCAAACATCGTGGAGCTGCTCGCGCGGCAGGGGTTCGATTGGGTCTTGATCGACAATCAGCACGGCACCTGGGGGCGGGAATCCACCTCGGCGGCGTTCATGGCGGCGAGGGCCGGTGGCGCGGTGCCCATTCCCCGAGTGCTCAGCAGCGAGTACACCGCCGTCGGGCACCTGCTCGACGAGGGCTGCACCGGGATCGTCGTGCCGATGGTGGATTCGCCCGAGGAGGCGGAGCAGGTCGTGCACGCCTGCAAGTATCCGCCCGCGGGCGGCCGGTCGCTCGGCGCGGCGGGGGCGATTGCGCAGTGGCCGGAGTACATGAACCGGATCAACGACGAGCTGCTCATCATGGTGCAGATCGAGTCCAAGCAGGCCGCCGAGGCGGCCGACGAGATCATGGCGGTGGACGGCGTCGACGGAACCTGGGTCGGCCCGGCCGACCTTGCCGCGTCGATCGGGCACGCGCAGGGAAGCACGGAGCACACGGATTGCGTCGTCGGCGTGTTCGAGGCCTGCCGGAACCAGGGCAAGATTCCGGGCATCTCCGCCGGCCCGCCCGACTCCGCGAAGCGCTGGATCGAGCACGGGGCGCGCTTCGTCACCCTCGGTGCCGACGTGCTCTACGTGCTCCAGGGCGCGCAGGCGGAGCTGGAGGCCTTCGGCCGCGAGCCGGGCTTGGGCGACTGGTCGTAGCCCAAGCGTCCGCGCCTCTGGCTCACCAGGGTGTCCAACCGTGAGATCAAGTCCCGTTCGTGGTGAGCCCTTCGGCAGGCTCAGGACAGACTCCGTCGAACCACGCCCTTGGACCAGCCCAGAGCCTGCCCCGTGCTTGACACGAGGGCGAACGGATAGCCGCCGCTCCCCCGACATCCAAAGCCGAAGCTAGCCACCCGATGAGACCTGGGAGCCAGGGTCCGGGGCCGCTGAAGGTCGATGAGGTCCGCAGGCTCCTACAGGCAATCGATGAAACGCCTGAGACGGTCATCCCGATCCACTTGCTGCGCTTCGGGACGAGCCAGGCCTACGCCGTTGGAGACGCGGGATCGCCTGACGCGGTGGTCGTGCAGAGAGACAGCCTGCCGGAGGAGCCGTTCGGACTAGGGACCAATGCGCAGGGGCTCTGGGACCTGCTGCGCGGCCTCGACGGTTGGACGTGCGTGGAAGTGGTGCCGGCGGTGGCTCCTCGGCTGGGCGCGCTGATGAACGAAGCCACGGGAGTTCGCGTCCGCTACTACGAGGGCGTCTACCACACTCTCACCGAGCCGGCGCCGGTATTCGAAGATTCGGCAGTCCGGCAATTGGGCATCCGTGACGCCGGCCTGCTGGCCGGCTACGGAATACACGGCGGAGACTTCGGCAGCTTGTCCAGGCTGTTGCTCGAGGGTGTGGTCGCGGGCGCGGTGGTGGATGGCCAAGTTGTCGGAACGGCCCACACCAGCGCCGTCATCGACCGATACGCCGACATCGGGGTCGAAACGCAGGGAGCCTGGCGCGGGCGAGGATTCGCCACGGCCGCCGCGTCCATCGTGGCGAGGCGGGTCCAAGAGCAAGGTCGAATCCCCGTCTGGAGTTGCGGCGAGGACAACCTGGCGTCGCTCCGAGTCGCCGAGAAGCTGGGGTTCGAGGAAGTTTCCCGCCTCACCTACGTGATCAAGGGGACCTGAAGCGATACCAGTCGCGCCCCGCGTGAATCGGGGGCAGGCTCACCTCCAGGTTTCCCATGCGCCTCCAGATTCAACCGGACTGGATTCCGGCCTTCGCCGAAATGACGGCGGGGTTACACATTGGCCTCTTTCCAGGGGATAGGGACCCGGTGCAAAGTCTCCTACGGAATCAGCAGCAGCTTCCCGGTCGTGGCGCGGCCTTCGAGGTCGGTGTGGGCTTGCGCGGCGTCGGCCAGGGCGTATTCGCCGTGGATCTTCAGCTCCAGCGAGCCGTCCGCGACCCAGCCGAGCACGGACGAGGTGCGCCAGGCGAACTCTTCGGAGGTGATGAGATGGTGCCCAAGGCTCGGACGCGCCAGGAATAGCGAGCCCTTCTGGTTGAGGACCTGCGGGTCCATGGGCGGCACGGGCCCGCTGGCGGCGCCGAAGAGCACCATGTAGCCGCGCGGCTTGAGGCAGTCGAGCCCACGGTCGAAGGTGGCCTTTCCGACCCCGTCGTAAACCACGTCCACGCCGGTCCCGTCGGTGAGCTCGCGGACCCTGGGCAGGAAGTCCTCCTCGGTGTAGTTGATGACGTGATCCGCGCCAACGTCGCGCGCGACTTCCGCCTTGGCGGGCGTGCCGACCGTCGTGATGACTTCCGCGCCTGCTTTCTTCGCCATCTGAATGATCAGACGACCGGCGCCGCCGGCGCCCGCGTGCACCAATGCGGTGTGGCCGGCGCGCAGCGGAAAGCTCGACGTCGTGAGGTAGTGCGCCGTGCAGCCCTGGAGCATGACGGCAGCGGCGGTGCGGGTATCCAGCGCTTCCGGAATGCGGACCAGCCGGTCGGCCGCGACGGCCTGCAATTCGGCATTTGAACCGATTTCGGTGCCGTGCGCGACGCGATCGCCAGCCTCGAGCGTCGTCACGTCCGACCCGACCTCCACCACCACGCCCGCGCCTTCCATGCCGAGGGTGAAGGGCGGCTCAACCGGGTAGCGGCCGGTGCGCTGGTAGGTGTCGATGTAGTTCACCCCGGCGGCTTCGGTGCGCACCAGGACTTCGTTGGGCGCGGGCGACGGGTCGGGGATGTCTTCGTAGCTGAGCGCCTCGATGCCGCCCGGCGTGTTGACGCGAATGGCTTTCATGGGTGTGTCCTCTGCGGCGAGAAAACGCCAGCATAGGACGCGGCGCGGCAGCGCAGGAACGCGCGTGCCTTATATTCCGGCCCGTGCGCATCCCCGACGTGCTTCAAACGCTGCGCCCGCTGATCGCCGGCGTGTATCTGCCGGCGTTCCTGATGTTCTTCGGCGTCGGAATGCTGACGCCCACGCTGCCGCTGTTCGCGGCGGAGCTGGGCGTGAACTACACGCTGGTGACGCTGGCGGTGGCGGTGACCGGGCTGGGCACGCTGCTCTGGAACGTCCCGGCCGGTCTGCTGCAGGCGCGCTGGAGCGAGCATCGCTCGGCGATCGTGGGACTGCTGGCGGTGGCGGCGGCGACGCTGGCGATGGGCTTCACGCGCGACTACACCTTGGTGGTGGTCTTCCGCGCGCTGGCGGGAATCGGCATGGCGACCTGGACGATCTCGCGCATGTCGCACCTGGTGGCCGCCGTGCCGCAGCACCACCGCGGACGGGCGATGTCGCTGTTCGGCGGGATCATGCGTATCAGCCTGTTTCCCAGTCCCGCCATCGGCGGCGCATTGGCGGAGCTGGTGAGCTACGAGGCGTGCTTCCTGGTGGCGGGACTCTTTGCCGCCGTCGGTGTGCTGCCGATGCTGCTGATGCGGCACCGCGTCGAGCGGCCGCTGGGCAGCGTGCCCGCGCGGCACGTGGCGCCCGCCAGCCTGTGGGCGGTGCTGCGGGGGCACTGGCGCGACCTCGCGACCGCCGGCACGGGGCATGTGCTGGCGTCGGCCGTCCGCGCGGGACGACAGGTGATCATTCCAATCTACGGGGCATTCGTTCTCGGTCTGGACGCGGCGGAAATCGGCGTGGTGGTGAGCGCCTCGGCGGCCATCGACATGACGCTGTTCCCGGTTGCCGGCTACGTGATGGACCGGTTTGGGCGCAAGTTCACCAACGTGCCGTCCATGTTCATGCTCGGGGCGTCGATGGCCGTGCTGCCGCTGGCGCAGGACTTCGTGGGATTGATCGTGGTGGGGCTCTTCGCCGGCGTGGCCAACGGGTGGGGGTCGGGTGCCATGCTGACCCTGGGCTCGGACCTGGCGCCCCGCGAGTCGCCGGGCCCGTTCCTGGGCGTCTGGCAGTTCATGGGCAACACGGGCATGACCGGCGGGCCGCTGATCGTCGGCGTGGTGGCGGATGCCGCCGGTCCGGACGCGGCGCCGTTCTACCTGGCGGCGGCGGGGTTCGCCAGCGGGCTGATATTCCTGCTGTTGGTGCGAGAGACGCACCGGGTGCGAGGGCAGCCGGCGACGGCGTCGGCGTAGGTGGGGCCTTGGCGCCATTCGGTGCGGGCGGGTCTCAGACCCGCCTCTACCTGACGCTCAGTCCCACGCTGCACGCAGCGCGGGCCACCGGGCCGGTGTAGGGGTAGCCCTTGTGGCTGCCCGGATCGAACCGGACGGGCGCCCACTAGGGGCGCCCCTACGCGGACGGGGGCGTTACCACGGCATGTCGGGTGGACATACGTTCCAGTCGCTCCGGATCGGGTTCGGGAAGGCCCTCCGTAGCCGGCGCGAAGGTCAGATCCGGTTCGATCTCAAGCGCCGGCGCCGCCAGGTCCTGGCGGTAGAACTTCGACGACGGGAACAGGTCGCCGGGATAGGTGAAGTTGGGCAAGGTGGCCAACTCGACGCAGAGCGCCGCGCCCACGGAGCTCTCGAGCATCCCGCCGATCCATACCGGTATGCCGGCGTCGCGGCAGACGTCGTGCATGGCGACCGAATTGGTGAAGCCGCCCGCGCGGCCGGGCTTGATGTTGACGTAGTGGCAGGCGCCGATGCGGATGGCCTGCTCCACCATCTCCAGGTCGCGCGCGGATTCGTCCAGGCAAATGGGCGTCTCGATGGCTCGCGCCAGCTCCGCATGGTCGAGGATGTCGTTCCAGCCCAGCGGCTGCTCGATGAAGGCCAACCCCAGCTCGTCGATGGCCTCGAACGTGTCGAGGTCGTCGAGGGTGTAGCCCGCGTTGCAGTCGATGTGGATGAGGTGATTCGGAAACGTCGAGCGCACGGCACGCAGCATGTCGACGTCCCAGCCCGGCCGCACCTTGAGCTTGGTGCGCGGGAAGCCGGCGTCCACGGCCTGCTGCATGTTGCCGATCAGCATGTCGATGGAGTCCTGCACGCCGAAGTCGGCGCCGGCGATGACCGGGCGCGTCTCGCCGCCGAGCAAGCGGTGGACCGGCGTGCCGGTGATCTTGGACTCCAGCGTCCACCAGCACAGCTCGACCGCCGCCTTGGCGAACCCGTTGCCCTTGGCGAAGGCGAGCCGGTCGTGCAGGTCCCGGGCGGTGTCGTACTCACGCCCCACGACGTGCGGGCCGAACACCTCGGCCACCAGGTAGAAGACGCCGCCGGCGCACTCGTTCACGTAGTGCGGGGCAAAAAACGGGGTCGCCTCGGCCCAGGCCTCGTGGTCGCCGCTGGTGGCCTTCACGAGCACGGAGTCGATGTCGTGGTCCTCGCCATAGGCGGTCCGCCAGGGGTAGATGAGCGGCATTCGGACGTAGTAGACGTCCAGGCGGTCGATGCGCATGCGGGCCTCCTCTGATAGGCATGGTGACGGGACGGGACACGGGATGCAATAGGAGTCCGGCGGCGAGACCCGGCGGAGACCCGCGGCTAGTTCGGAGCTATGGCGTGCGGCGTTTGCGGAGGGCGACCGTCGGCTTGGGCGGAGCCGCGACCGAGCCTTCCAGTCGGACTTGCGGCAGCCAGCGCAACGGTCGCGGCAGCCACCAGTTGCGCGAACCCAGCAGCTTCATCGAGGCCGGCACCAGGATGGAGCGGATGAGCGTGGCGTCGATGGCGACGGCAACCGCCAGCCCGAAGCCGATCTGCTGGAACACGACGAGGTCTCCGGAGGCGAATCCGCCGAACACCGCCACCATGATCAGGGCGGCGCCGGTGATCAGCGCGCCCGTCCGCCGCAGGCCAAACGCCACGGACTCGGCGTTGTCGCCGGTCCGTTCGAAGCGCTCGCGAATTCGGCTCAGCAGGAACACGTGATAGTCCATGGAGAGTCCGAACAGCACGGCGAAGAGCAGAATCGGCACCCAGGCCTCGATGGCCGCGACCTTCTGAAAGCCGAGCAGATCGGCGGCGAAACCCATCTGGGAGACCAGCACGATCAGGCCATAGGCGGCCCCGACCGCCAGGAGATTCATGAGGATCGCCTTGGCGGGCACGATTAGCGAGCGGAAGACGACCAGCAGCAGGACGAAGCTGATGCTGAGAACAATGCCGAAGACCACCGGGGTGTATTGGGTGGCCACGTCGAAATAGGCCACGTTCTGCGCCGTGACGCCGGTGACGTAGGCCTCGGCCTCGACATCGGCGAGCGCCCGCGGAATAACCTCGTCGCGCAGACGGCGGACGGCGTCGGCGCCGGCTCCACTGGTGGGTTCGGCGACCAGCGGCACCGTGATAAGCGCGGCCGAGCCGTCGCGGCTGATTTCGAGGCGCGAGGGACCGAAGTCCGGGGCTTCGGCGAGCGCCGTCTGCAGCCGGGCGACCGCTGCCTGCACGTCGGCAGCCGACGTGTCGCCGTCGATGACGATCTGGGCCGGCGAGACCAGGCCGCCGAGGAAGTCGCCCTGCAGCACGGCGAGCCCGTCGTGCGTCCGAGTCCCCGGCGGCAGGCTCGAAAGGCTGGAGGAGCCCGTGTTGATGCCAATGTTGGGCACCGCGGCCGCGGCCAGCAGACTCACGACGATGACCAGGCTAACGATCGGTCGGCGCATGACGGCGTATGACAAGCGGTCCCACAGCGGGCGGCCGCGCCGGCGCTTTGCCATGGCGGCGAGGCGCCCCAGAAGCGGGATGCTAAACGCATCGACGCGGTCGCCCATGAGGCTGAGAACCGCCGGGAGTAGCGTGAGCGCCGCGAACACCGCGGCGGCGACCACGAGGATCGCGCCGGCCGCGAGTCCCTGGAACACGTTGACGGGAATGACCAGCAGCCCGAGCAGGGCCACGATGACGACCAGGCCGCTGATCAGCACCGCACGGCTCGCGGTAGCTCCCATGGTCGTGATCGCATCAACGGTGTCGCGGCCCGCGCGGCGCTCCTCGCGGTAGCGGGAGACGACAAATAGCGAGTAGTCGATGCCGACGGCCAGACCCATCATCGTGACCATGTTGACCACGAAGAACGAGAGGTCGAACACTTGGCCGATCAGCGCGGTCACACCCAGGGCGATGACGATCGCCACGCCGGCGAGAATGATCGGGAGCAACGCCGCGGCCAGGGCGCCAAAGACCAGGACAAGAATCAGAAAGGCGATTGGCAGGGCCACCAGCTCACCCTTTTGCAGGTCGCGCTCGGCAATCTCCCGGAAGTCCTGGCCGCCGGTGGCGCGACCGGTCACGTGCGTGGTGAAGCCTTCGGCTTCCATGGCGTCGACGACCGCGTGGACGTGGTGGACGTTGACGATGGCGTCCTCGAGTCCGCCGCTCATGAGCACCGGCAGCAGCAACGATCGGCGGTCCCGCGATACCAGCGAGGGATCGCCGGTCTGGTAGTAGCTGAACACGCCCTGGACCGTTGCCGGGCCGAGCGCGGTGAGGTCGGCTTGCAGTTGCTCGACCACGGCGCGGAAGGACGGCTCCTCCACGACGCCCGCCTCGGACCGCACGATCACAAGCTCGGTGACGCCGTCCGGACGGTCGAACCGTTCGGCGATGATCCGATCGCCGCGCGCGTAGTCGGGGTTGTTCGAGATCCGCTGATCGGTCGTCAGCGTGCCGCCCAGCTGCGTCGCAACCAGCGCGCTCGCCGCCACGAGCATGGCCGCCCAAATGACGATCGTGCGCCAGGGGTGGCGCGCGCAATGGGCGGCGAGCCCTCCCAGCGAGAGCTCGGGAATAGGAATGCCGCCGCCGGCTCGAAGGCCCTGCACGCGGCGCACAAACCGCCTCATCGATCCGCCCCCGGGCCGCGCTTGACCAGGCTAGATTCCAACTAGCTCCCGTCTGCGCCTACGCCGCGCGTGGCACGTGCGAAACAAGAGGCGGCGCTCCCGGACGTACGCACCACGATTCTCGAGTCGCGGAGAGCGGCAATCAGAGCCGCATGCTAGGTCCAGCCAGTGTGTGGCGCGCACGGACGGCGCCTGTGTGAGTTCCGCGACGCCGAGAGCGAGCGCGCCGGCGCTTTGTAAGGAGACTTACATTGCCGATTGCGCCGCGAGGTCCGGCGCTCCCCCAGCTTGGATGCGCAGACGTGACCCGTAGGGGCGGGTTTGAAACCCGCCCCTACCCCGAAGGCTTTCGCCTAGACCGGCTTGCCGCCGTGGACCATGAGCACCTGGCCGGTAGCCAGGCGGTTGTGGACCACGAAACCCATGATTGCGTCGGCCACGTCCTCCGGTTCGCAGACGCGCTGGAGATAGGTGCCGGTGCGGGCGCGTTCGCGGTTGGTGTCGGCGTAGGTGGGGTCGGGATGGTCGTAGTGCCACTCGGTGTTGATGAACCCGGGCGCGACGCAGTTGACCCGCACGTCGGGAGCCAGCGCCCGCGCGAGCGTGCGGGTGAGGCTGTGCACGGCGGCCTTCGAGGCGCAGTAGGGAATCGAGCTGCCGGAGTCGCCGATGCCGGCGACCGACCCCACGTTCACGACCACGCCCGCGCCGCCGGCGCGCAGGTGGGGCGCCGCGGCGCGGGTGACGTTGAACAGACCCTGGACGTTGGTGGCGAAGATGACCTCCCAGGCTTCGTCCTCCACGCTGTCGAGGTTCAAGACGTCGCTGAAGCGGGTGACCGCCGCGTTGTTGACCAGGATGTCGAGGCCGCCCAGGGCATCGGCCGCCTCGGCGACGAGCGTGCGCGCGGCGTCCGGCGAGCTGACGTCCGCCGCAATGGAAACAGCGGTCACGCCGTGGGCGCGGGCCCCTTCCACGACCGCATCGGCGCGGTCTTTCGAACGCACGTAGTTCACGGCGACGGAGGCGCCGCGCTCGGCCAGCATCTCGACCGTGGCGGCGCCGACGCCGCGGCTGCCTCCAGTGACCAGTGCGCGTTTGCCGCTGAGCGTCATTGCTGGGACTCCTTCGATCCGCCTGTTGGACTGGCATGGTACGCGTCCACCGTTGGCGGCAAGCCGGACGGCGGGTGAGAATCGGGGGCCGCCCGGACCGCCGCGCGGCTCACCGACGGGTTTCCGCGTGCCCAACCGCTTAGCCGCCGAGTCCAGCCCCTACCTCTTGCAGCATCAGCACAACCCGGTGGACTGGTTTCCCTGGGGCGAAGAGGCGCTGGCCAAGTCGCGCGACGAGAACCGGCCGATCTTCCTGAGCATCGGCTACGCGGCCTGCCACTGGTGCCACGTGATGGAGCACGAGTCGTTCGAGGATGACGACACGGCGGCCTATCTCAACGAGCACTTCGTGTCGATCAAGGTGGACCGCGAGGAGCGGCCTGACCTGGATCAGATCTACATGAGCGCGGTGACGGCGATCACGGGGCACGGCGGATGGCCGATGACGGTGTTTCTGATGCCCGACGGGCGTCCGTTCCACGGCGGCACCTACTTCCCGCCCGAGCCGCGCTACGGCATGCCGTCATTCCTCCAACTGCTGCAGCAGGTATGGGAAGCCTGGGTGATTCGGCGCGACGACCTGGACAACGGCGCCCAGCAGCTCGTGGAGGCGCTGCAGCGCGTGCAGGTGGGCGCGTCGGCAAGCGAGCTCACGGAGCACACGCTCAGCCAGGCCAGCCGCGTGCTGGCGGCCAGCCACGACCGGCAGCACGGCGGCTGGGGCGCGGCGCCCAAATTTCCGCAGCCCATGGCACTCGAGTTCCTGCTGCGTCGGCACTTGGCCACGGGCGAGGGGCTGCTGCGAGAGGTGGTGGAGCGTTCCCTGACGAAAATGGCGCGCGGCGGCATCTACGACCAGTTGGGCGGCGGCTTCCACCGCTACAGCGTCGACGCCGAGTGGCTGGCGCCCCACTTCGAAAAAATGCTCTACGACAACGCGCAGCTAGCGCGGGTGTACCTGCACGCCTGGCAGATTACCGGCAATCCCGAGTACCGGGCGGTGGTGGAGGCGACGCTGGATTACGTGGCGCGCGAGATGACGCACCCGGCCGGCGGATTCTTCAGCACGCAGGACGCCGACTCGGAAGGCGAGGAGGGCAAGTTCTTCGTCTGGTCGCTGGCCGAGGTGGATGAGCTGCTGGGCGACGACGCGCCGCTATTCCGCGATGCCTATGACGTTTCGCCGAACGGCAACTGGGAGGGCAAAACCATCCTGCGGCGGGTGCGCGACGCCGACGTGCTGGCATCGATGCACGGTCTGGCGGCCGAGGAGGTCGAGGCGCGGCTGGCGCTGGGGCGGGCGGCGCTGCTCGCGCGGCGCGAGGGCCGCATCCGTCCCGGTCTGGACGACAAGGTGCTGACGGCGTGGAACGGCCTGATGCTGGCGACGGCGGCGGATGCGGCGCGGGTGCTCGATCGCAACGACTACCTCGACATGGCGGTGCGCGCCGGCGAGTTTGCGCTGCGCGAGCTGCGCCGTCCCAACGGACGACTGTGGCGCACGTGGCGCAACGGGCAGGCCAAGCTGAACGGCTATCTGGAGGACTACGCGTGCCTCGCATCCGGACTGGTGGAGCTTTACCAGACGACGTTCGATCCCCGATGGTTCGAGGGGGCGTGCGAGCTGGCGGACGCGATGCTGGCGCACTTCGCCGATCCCGCCGGAGGCTTCTTCGACACCAGCGAGGACCACGAAACACTAATCACCCGACCTAAAGACGTGCA
This sequence is a window from Chloroflexota bacterium. Protein-coding genes within it:
- a CDS encoding O-methyltransferase, whose product is MAHEYRHSGERHIRDSAYLERIHPDIGPVLLGMEAEADRDGLPITERPSTRLLSLVVRAMGARRALEIGTNIGYSAIAIASALGDGGELVTLDIDPEMHERARVNADRAGVGHRVTLVTGPALETLAGIDGPFDFAYVDADKGSYPQYLDAVVERLRPGGVVALDNLLWLGQAAHEPEDSDFHRESTPIIRAFNEAFLADTRLDSTIVQVGDGVGLGVKRPSVD
- the menC gene encoding o-succinylbenzoate synthase translates to MRIDRLDVYYVRMPLIYPWRTAYGEDHDIDSVLVKATSGDHEAWAEATPFFAPHYVNECAGGVFYLVAEVFGPHVVGREYDTARDLHDRLAFAKGNGFAKAAVELCWWTLESKITGTPVHRLLGGETRPVIAGADFGVQDSIDMLIGNMQQAVDAGFPRTKLKVRPGWDVDMLRAVRSTFPNHLIHIDCNAGYTLDDLDTFEAIDELGLAFIEQPLGWNDILDHAELARAIETPICLDESARDLEMVEQAIRIGACHYVNIKPGRAGGFTNSVAMHDVCRDAGIPVWIGGMLESSVGAALCVELATLPNFTYPGDLFPSSKFYRQDLAAPALEIEPDLTFAPATEGLPEPDPERLERMSTRHAVVTPPSA
- a CDS encoding MMPL family transporter, which codes for MRRFVRRVQGLRAGGGIPIPELSLGGLAAHCARHPWRTIVIWAAMLVAASALVATQLGGTLTTDQRISNNPDYARGDRIIAERFDRPDGVTELVIVRSEAGVVEEPSFRAVVEQLQADLTALGPATVQGVFSYYQTGDPSLVSRDRRSLLLPVLMSGGLEDAIVNVHHVHAVVDAMEAEGFTTHVTGRATGGQDFREIAERDLQKGELVALPIAFLILVLVFGALAAALLPIILAGVAIVIALGVTALIGQVFDLSFFVVNMVTMMGLAVGIDYSLFVVSRYREERRAGRDTVDAITTMGATASRAVLISGLVVIVALLGLLVIPVNVFQGLAAGAILVVAAAVFAALTLLPAVLSLMGDRVDAFSIPLLGRLAAMAKRRRGRPLWDRLSYAVMRRPIVSLVIVVSLLAAAAVPNIGINTGSSSLSSLPPGTRTHDGLAVLQGDFLGGLVSPAQIVIDGDTSAADVQAAVARLQTALAEAPDFGPSRLEISRDGSAALITVPLVAEPTSGAGADAVRRLRDEVIPRALADVEAEAYVTGVTAQNVAYFDVATQYTPVVFGIVLSISFVLLLVVFRSLIVPAKAILMNLLAVGAAYGLIVLVSQMGFAADLLGFQKVAAIEAWVPILLFAVLFGLSMDYHVFLLSRIRERFERTGDNAESVAFGLRRTGALITGAALIMVAVFGGFASGDLVVFQQIGFGLAVAVAIDATLIRSILVPASMKLLGSRNWWLPRPLRWLPQVRLEGSVAAPPKPTVALRKRRTP
- a CDS encoding MFS transporter, translated to MLQTLRPLIAGVYLPAFLMFFGVGMLTPTLPLFAAELGVNYTLVTLAVAVTGLGTLLWNVPAGLLQARWSEHRSAIVGLLAVAAATLAMGFTRDYTLVVVFRALAGIGMATWTISRMSHLVAAVPQHHRGRAMSLFGGIMRISLFPSPAIGGALAELVSYEACFLVAGLFAAVGVLPMLLMRHRVERPLGSVPARHVAPASLWAVLRGHWRDLATAGTGHVLASAVRAGRQVIIPIYGAFVLGLDAAEIGVVVSASAAIDMTLFPVAGYVMDRFGRKFTNVPSMFMLGASMAVLPLAQDFVGLIVVGLFAGVANGWGSGAMLTLGSDLAPRESPGPFLGVWQFMGNTGMTGGPLIVGVVADAAGPDAAPFYLAAAGFASGLIFLLLVRETHRVRGQPATASA
- a CDS encoding quinone oxidoreductase, whose product is MKAIRVNTPGGIEALSYEDIPDPSPAPNEVLVRTEAAGVNYIDTYQRTGRYPVEPPFTLGMEGAGVVVEVGSDVTTLEAGDRVAHGTEIGSNAELQAVAADRLVRIPEALDTRTAAAVMLQGCTAHYLTTSSFPLRAGHTALVHAGAGGAGRLIIQMAKKAGAEVITTVGTPAKAEVARDVGADHVINYTEEDFLPRVRELTDGTGVDVVYDGVGKATFDRGLDCLKPRGYMVLFGAASGPVPPMDPQVLNQKGSLFLARPSLGHHLITSEEFAWRTSSVLGWVADGSLELKIHGEYALADAAQAHTDLEGRATTGKLLLIP
- a CDS encoding GNAT family N-acetyltransferase, whose product is MRPGSQGPGPLKVDEVRRLLQAIDETPETVIPIHLLRFGTSQAYAVGDAGSPDAVVVQRDSLPEEPFGLGTNAQGLWDLLRGLDGWTCVEVVPAVAPRLGALMNEATGVRVRYYEGVYHTLTEPAPVFEDSAVRQLGIRDAGLLAGYGIHGGDFGSLSRLLLEGVVAGAVVDGQVVGTAHTSAVIDRYADIGVETQGAWRGRGFATAAASIVARRVQEQGRIPVWSCGEDNLASLRVAEKLGFEEVSRLTYVIKGT
- a CDS encoding aldolase/citrate lyase family protein is translated as MLTNRAKQRLQSGKVALGVSCGMGAPFLAEVLARAGFDWVMVDNQHGMWDRQSSSLAMMGVRAGGSTPMVRAPENDYYAIGRLLDEGALGVIVPMVENREEAERVVQACRYPPVGSRSDGVSGASVYGPSYREQANDEILVAIQLESREAIESADAIMSVEGIDACWLGPADLANSLGHARNTPEHDAAVNEMIAACKRHGKAAGIAAGSVEQVEKWVAAGCTFVSAGGDKIYVGSSAAAEFNALASLRE
- a CDS encoding SDR family NAD(P)-dependent oxidoreductase; protein product: MTLSGKRALVTGGSRGVGAATVEMLAERGASVAVNYVRSKDRADAVVEGARAHGVTAVSIAADVSSPDAARTLVAEAADALGGLDILVNNAAVTRFSDVLNLDSVEDEAWEVIFATNVQGLFNVTRAAAPHLRAGGAGVVVNVGSVAGIGDSGSSIPYCASKAAVHSLTRTLARALAPDVRVNCVAPGFINTEWHYDHPDPTYADTNRERARTGTYLQRVCEPEDVADAIMGFVVHNRLATGQVLMVHGGKPV
- a CDS encoding aldolase/citrate lyase family protein; this translates as MARIDSLTNPVKAKLRRGEVALGVGVALGSPNIVELLARQGFDWVLIDNQHGTWGRESTSAAFMAARAGGAVPIPRVLSSEYTAVGHLLDEGCTGIVVPMVDSPEEAEQVVHACKYPPAGGRSLGAAGAIAQWPEYMNRINDELLIMVQIESKQAAEAADEIMAVDGVDGTWVGPADLAASIGHAQGSTEHTDCVVGVFEACRNQGKIPGISAGPPDSAKRWIEHGARFVTLGADVLYVLQGAQAELEAFGREPGLGDWS